A window of Chloroflexota bacterium genomic DNA:
CTTGTGAGCGACAGCCCGGGCCTCCTGGCGATCGGCGCAACGGGTCTGATCTACCTCAGCTACTTCCTCTGCAACTTCGGCGTCCTCATCGCCCGGCGACGCGGCTGGCCGCACAAGGGCGCGTGGTTCAAGCTCGGATCGTGGGGGACCATCCTCAACGTCCTCGCCCTCGTCTGGGGCGGGGTGATGCTCCTCAACTTCTCGCTCTGGCAGACGGACCTCTTCGGGTCGCTGGGCACGCAGACATGGACCATCCCGGCCTCCGGTTCGACTGCCGCCGCGGTCATCAACCTGCGTGACCAGACGAACCCGCTCCTCAGCACCCTGTCATTCGGCGGGACTGTCCAGGGCGGCCTGCCGGGGATCCCGCTCTTCGAGTTCACGATCGCGCTCATCGTCATCGTGGGCGCGATCTACTACTTCGCGACTGGTCAGGGTCGCAAGGTGGATGTCGAGGCGGACACGGCGACCGGCGAGACGGCGATCGGGTAGATACTCGACGCTTCAGCGGCGCGCGGGCGGCGCGGCGAACGATCGTCGCGCCGCCGCCGTCGCCGTCGCCGGAGGCGCGGGGATGAACGGGAGATCGGGCGCGACGTCCGTGCGGGATGGAGGGAACGCCGAGATCGTGGCCGCCCTGCAGGCGGTCCCGGAGATCGCCGGGCGGCGGCTCACGCTGACCGCGCTGTCCGGGGGGATCACGAATCGGAACTTCCTCATCGAGCTCGCCGGAGAGGGCGAGCGGTACGTCGTCCGGCTGGCCGGCAACGACACCCATCTCCTCGGCATCAGCCGTGAGGTGGAGCACGCCGCGACCGTCGCCGCGGCGGGGGTGGGTGTCGGGCCGGAGGTCGTCGCCTTCCTCCGCTCGTACGGGTATCTCATCACGAGGTTCATCGCGGGCTCCCCGGTGTCCGACGAGGCGGTCCACCAGCCGGCGACCATCCGGCGCGTGGCCGACTCGATCCGCCGCATCCACGACGGGCCGGCGATTCCTGGCCTCTTCATCCCGCTCCGGATCGTCGAGGCCTACCGGGCACTCGCGGCGGCGCGCGGCGTGACGATCCCGTTCGGGTATGAGCTCGCCCGAGCGATCGGCCGGCGGATCGAGCTCGCCCTGCTGACGAACCCGATCGAGCTGCGGCCGTGCCACAACGACCTGCTCAACGGGAACTTCATCGATGACGGGACGCGGATCCGGATCGTCGACTGGGAGTACGCGGGGATGGGCGACCCGTTCTTCGACCTCGGCAACTTCAGCGTCAACCACGACCTGACGCGGGATGAGAACGCGATCCTCCTGGAGGCCTACGACCTGGGTCCGGGCCGCCCGGATCGCCTCGCCCGGCTGACGCTCATGCGGATCGTCTCCGACTTCCGGGAGGCGATGTGGGGGGTGCTCCAGCAGGGGATCAGCACCCTCGACGTGGACTTCGTCGCGTACGCTGCGGAGCACTTCGACCGGCTGCTGACGAACGCGACGACGCCGGCCTTCGAGCGGGCCCTGCGGGAGGCCGCGGGCGACTGACGTCCGCGCGACACGCTGCCACCCGCTAGGCTGACGAGACCCACACGGCAGCCGGCATGAGGGAGCGCGAAGGGATGGCGGACCAGGCCCGGATCGTCGTCATCGGTGGCGGGATCACGGGCGTCAGCGTCGCCTACCATCTCGCCCTCGCCGGCGAACGGGACGTCCTCCTCCTCGAGAAAGCGCAGCTCACGGCGGGTTCCACGTGCCAGGCGATGGGGCTCGTCACGATGTTCAATCCGTCGTCCACGATGCTCGCCTTCCGCCGCTACAGCATCGAGCTGTACCGCTCGCTCGGCGCCTTCGATGCGGTCGGGAGCGTCCGGATCGCCTCGAGCGAGGATCAGCTCAGGGAGTTGCAGCGGACGTTGAGCCGGACCACGGCGATGGGCCTCGAGGCGGAGCTGCTCTCGCCGGCCGAAACCCGCCAGCGGCTGCCGGCGGCAGCGCCCGACGAGCTGTACGGATCCGTCTGGTTGCCAGGGGACGGTCATCTCGATCCGCACACCGCGACGCATGCGGTCGCGGCGGCGGCACGAGGGTCGGGAGCCCGCATCCGGACCGCTGTCCGGGTGACGGGCATCGAGCTCACGACGCGCGGAGCCGTCCACCGCGTCCACACGACGGATGGGCCGATCGACGCGGAGATCGTCGTCAACGCCGCGGGCATGTGGGCGCCGCAGGTCTGCGCGATGGTCGGGACGTGGATCCCGTCGACACCGGTCGACCATCAGCACGCGGCCCTCCGGGTCGTCGCCGGATCCGAGCTGCCGCGCGACATGCCGTGCTTCCGGGATCCGGATCGGCTCGTGTACGGGCGGAGCGAGGCGGGCGGGATGCTCGTCGGCGGCTACGAGGCCGAGCCGCCGGCCCGCTGGATCGATGGCGTCCCGTGGGACCACGCCGCGACGGGCATGCCTCCGGACTACGAGCGATTCGCGCCCCTCCTCGCCGGCGCCGCCCGGCGCTTTCCGTTCCTCGGCGAGGCCGAGATCGGCCGGCTCGTCTGTCACCCGGACGCGATGACGCCCGACGCGAACCCCCTGCTCGGGCCGCTGCCCGGCGTGCGCGGCTTCTGGGTCGCCGCGGGTCTGTCGCTCAACGGATTCGGGGGTGCCGGCGGGATCGGACGGGCGATGGCCGGCTGGATCGCGACCGGCGATCCGGGGATCGACGTCGTCGCCTACCGTGCGTGGCGGTTCAGCGAGACGTACCACGACCCGACGTACGCGGCGGCGCTCGCCCGTGAGGCCTACTCGTACTACTACCGCCTTCGCTACCCGGGCGACGCGGACAGCGCGGGCCGACCGCGGCGGACCTCCGCGCTGCATGCACGGCTGCAGGACAGCGGGGCGGTCTTCACCGCGAAGGCCGGCGTCGAGCGCGCCGATCACCACGCTCCGGGACGAGCCTGGCGCCGGGCCGGGCCCGATCAGCGCGCCTGGGGCTGGGGCCGGCCACCGTACATGGAACGGCTCGCCGTGGAGTGCCGGGCGGTCCGCGAACGTGTCGGCCTCATCGATCTCTCCTCATTCGGGAAGATCGACCTCGCGGGTCCCGGGGCGTTGCCGCTCCTCCGGCGGGTCGCGGCGAACGACGTCGACCGACCGATCGGGTCGGTCGTCTACAGCCCGTTCCTCGACGAGCGCGCCGGCATGCTCGCCGACGTGACGATCACGCGGCTCGACATCGATCGCTTCCGCGTCGTCACCGGTGCCGGCGCGGTCGCCGGTGACGTCGGCTGGCTCCGCCTCAACCTGGCGGTCGACGACGCGCCGGTCTCGATCCGCGACGTCTCGGACGAGATCGCCTGTCTCGGCCTGTGGGGTCCGCGGGCGCGGGATGTCCTCGAGGCCGCCGGCGCGAAGGGAGCGGACGACGCCGAGCTGCCGCTCCGTCGGGCGCACGACGTCACGATCGGACCGGCGCCGGTCCTTGCGGCCCGCCTGAGCTACGTCGGGGAGCTTGGCTGGGAGCTGTACACGGATCGCGGCTGGGCGACCCAGGTGTGGGATCGGCTCGTCGCGGCGGGTGAGCCGTGGGGCATGCAGCAGTTCGGCTACCGGGCGCTCGAATCGCTCCGACTCGAGAAGGGATACCGGTACTACGGGACGGATCTCACGGCGGCCGAGACGCCGGACGAAGCCGGACTCCGGGTGACCATCGGACCGGAGCGCGGTCCGTTCCTCGGCCGGGCGGCACTCGAGGCGAGTCGCCGTCGCGGTCTTCGGCAGCGACTCCGGACGATCGTCATCGGGGACGACGATGCGTTCCTGCCGCTGTACGGCGGCGAGGCGGTCCGGATCGAGGGCGCGGTGGCGGGTCGGCTGCGGAGTGTGGCGCCGGGGTTCACGGTGGGGCGGACGGTGGGCACCGTGTATCTCGGCCCGGAGGTCGTCGAGGGGACGGATCTCACGGTCGACGTCTTCGACGCTCGAGCGCCCGGCGTTGTCGCCGCGGATGCGCTCGTCGACCCGGCC
This region includes:
- a CDS encoding FAD-dependent oxidoreductase, which produces MADQARIVVIGGGITGVSVAYHLALAGERDVLLLEKAQLTAGSTCQAMGLVTMFNPSSTMLAFRRYSIELYRSLGAFDAVGSVRIASSEDQLRELQRTLSRTTAMGLEAELLSPAETRQRLPAAAPDELYGSVWLPGDGHLDPHTATHAVAAAARGSGARIRTAVRVTGIELTTRGAVHRVHTTDGPIDAEIVVNAAGMWAPQVCAMVGTWIPSTPVDHQHAALRVVAGSELPRDMPCFRDPDRLVYGRSEAGGMLVGGYEAEPPARWIDGVPWDHAATGMPPDYERFAPLLAGAARRFPFLGEAEIGRLVCHPDAMTPDANPLLGPLPGVRGFWVAAGLSLNGFGGAGGIGRAMAGWIATGDPGIDVVAYRAWRFSETYHDPTYAAALAREAYSYYYRLRYPGDADSAGRPRRTSALHARLQDSGAVFTAKAGVERADHHAPGRAWRRAGPDQRAWGWGRPPYMERLAVECRAVRERVGLIDLSSFGKIDLAGPGALPLLRRVAANDVDRPIGSVVYSPFLDERAGMLADVTITRLDIDRFRVVTGAGAVAGDVGWLRLNLAVDDAPVSIRDVSDEIACLGLWGPRARDVLEAAGAKGADDAELPLRRAHDVTIGPAPVLAARLSYVGELGWELYTDRGWATQVWDRLVAAGEPWGMQQFGYRALESLRLEKGYRYYGTDLTAAETPDEAGLRVTIGPERGPFLGRAALEASRRRGLRQRLRTIVIGDDDAFLPLYGGEAVRIEGAVAGRLRSVAPGFTVGRTVGTVYLGPEVVEGTDLTVDVFDARAPGVVAADALVDPAGSRMRG
- a CDS encoding phosphotransferase — encoded protein: MNGRSGATSVRDGGNAEIVAALQAVPEIAGRRLTLTALSGGITNRNFLIELAGEGERYVVRLAGNDTHLLGISREVEHAATVAAAGVGVGPEVVAFLRSYGYLITRFIAGSPVSDEAVHQPATIRRVADSIRRIHDGPAIPGLFIPLRIVEAYRALAAARGVTIPFGYELARAIGRRIELALLTNPIELRPCHNDLLNGNFIDDGTRIRIVDWEYAGMGDPFFDLGNFSVNHDLTRDENAILLEAYDLGPGRPDRLARLTLMRIVSDFREAMWGVLQQGISTLDVDFVAYAAEHFDRLLTNATTPAFERALREAAGD